In Zingiber officinale cultivar Zhangliang chromosome 3A, Zo_v1.1, whole genome shotgun sequence, the DNA window ttttgttcatagtattttttcttttaataaataaataaataaaacttagagataaaacaagaattaaatatcaattttaattttttaaaatttgaatacgCACAAGAACATGCGATGGCGTGGCTTTTTGAAGTTTCAACTTTGAATGGAATAGGGGTATAAGCGGGACAGCAGTGTCGCCgttaccttcttctcctcttctttaaaaTCGCAACGTTCCCTTCGAAGCTAAACACTGCGGAATCGATCCTCCCCAGAGAGGGCAAagcagaaaactccctttttttTTCATCGTAATGACGGAGGAGGAGAGGAAGCCCCTGAGCCTCAACGAGCGCAATGCGCGTCTTCTCGATTCGCTCTCCCGCTCTCGCAACCCTAAACCTCGTTCAGGTGTGTAACCATCGAACTCGATCTTACCATCTTCTCCCCGTGACTGAAGTTTTTGGTATTGGTCTTCATCAGAGGTTAGGGTTCGCAAGGTCAAGATAGAGGGCCGCCGTCGTCTCTGCAAGCTCTCCTCCGCGGACGCGGAGAGCGACGATGAGAAACGGCTGGGATCGCCTCCAGAGGAGGAGGGCGAATGTGGCGGCGGCGAGAGCATTCGCGACATCCTCGACGATCTCACCGCACGGATGGATGATCTCAGTGTCGAGAAGCCACCTCCGAAGTCGAGGGCGGTTCCGGCGCGCCCGGAGATGAATTTGGAGTACGAGAGCGCCGCTTCCTCGTTGTCTTCTCCCACGGTTCATTCCAGTCCTGACGACAAGAGGGTGGAGATTAAGAAGGAAGGAGAGATAAAAGAGAAAACGGTGAGTGTGTTCTCTGTCGACGATGATGTGGTGGGAGACGAGGAAGAGGAGGATTGTGTAGTGTTAGGAAGTGACAAGTACGAAAAATCAAAGGGCATAGAGATCCATATGGAATCGGATGATGGCTGGGCTACTGAGGAAGCGACGAATATCAGCAGTCAGGAGGAAGATGAAAGTAGGGATGACTTCACCATGCTTGGCAATGGCAGCAGTAAATCCAGGAAATTCGTGCTTCCATACATGATTTTCAAGATGTTATACCCACATCAGCGGGATGGTTTGAAATGGTTGTGGGCACTTCATTGTGGTGACACAGGAGGCATTCTAGGGGATGATATGGGGCTCGGGAAGACTATGCAGGTAAATCACCCGATCTTCACTTATCTTTGCAAGACATTCACGGTATCCTATTTCCATCCCTGGATCAATTTggtacaattttttttataagataAAGTGTTTTTTGCTCGGAGATAATGCATTAAATCCTTTGTTGCCTTCATAGTTGGAAGTCTTTTTGTTCTATGTTGTTCTTAACTAGATTTACTCAAACTTGATTCATTCAGTAATTTTCATGTATAGGCGATGGCTATTAGTTAAGCTGAATTCTTATTAATTTGCCTGACAAAATTGTTCCTTTAAAGATCTTAACTTTGAAAATGATTTAGTTCAAAAGGTTTATCCAGAATCAATTTTTTCCCACTACTACCAATGATTTGAATAAGCAGAAACAAAGATTCTTTATTATGCAGAGTAATAGGGAAATTATTAGTCAATTTTTATTGCTAGAGATCAGATTATAACTAGGATTTATACAATTTGTATATAAAATTAAGTAAAAGATGTTCAATCTCAAATAAGGACTAACTGACTTCAGGTGCAATATATTACTTATGCATAAACCTTGAATTCTTAGGAACTTTTCCTAACCAAACTTTTTTCCCTAATGTCTTTAATGTTTTTAAGGCTTTAAGCCTGAGAGTATCTATCTGATCTTTGCTTGAATTTAAGGCAATTGAAAGCTAATTGTTCCTCTTCACCATAGGCCTCAAATAAGTCACTTTGTGACAGAAAATTCATATTCCGACATATCTATTGCGATAATGAACAATAACTCAATGTTCCAAAAGCCTAGAATtaccacattttttttttcttgcaacaCTATCCTTATCTGAATAATATGTTTGTTCAAGCTGATTTCTATTTTCAATAACAACTGTGATTTTATATAGTTGCAAAATTGCATAATATTGTGACTTTTAATAAGACAAAGGCTTCAATGACTGATTTTATCCACCTTTTTTTGGGATAAAATGCACGAGAAATTTAGCATTGAGGCCATATATTATTTTACCTTTTTGAGCCTTTTGAAATGTTTAAATTGTGATATGGAGCATTGTTCAGGTTTCTGCTTTCTTGGCTGGTCTATTTCAATCTCGCTTGATTAAGAGGGTGTTGGTTGTTGCTCCAAAGACACTTCTTGGTCACTGGATGAAGGAATTAGATGTTGTCGGTCttagtgagaaaattaaagagTGAGAAACTCTATATTGCTACATATCTTTAGTCTCATACGCAATGCTAAGATATTTTCTTATTTATCATCCTTTTTTGGATGCAGCTATTCTGGACCTAATGCAAAGCTTCGCCAGTATGAACTTGAACATGTGCTTAAGGTGTTTACATTGCCTCTATTCCCTGAGAAATGATTTTTTATTGTTTTCTCTGTATGAACTTGTTAATATGTTTATATTTCCAACAGTTTTATGTAGACGTATATTTTTTCTCGTAGCACAGATAAGTAATCATATAAGAATATCGGTACCTAGGTTGTACACAATGCTGTCATAAGATCCCCCATTTGTATTTAATGACTGCTTTTTAGGAAGGTGGTGTTCTTCTGACAACATATGACATTGTTCGAAATAACTCAAAAGCTTTAAGAGCCGATTGGTTTGCTGATGGGGAGGGATGTGAGGAAGACAATTTATGGGATTACACTGTGCTTGATGAGGGACATATCATAAAGAATCCTAAGACACAAAGATCAAAAAGCATTTCTGATATACCATGTGCTCATCGTATTATAATAAGTGGCACCCCAATTCAAAACAATCTAAAGGTAATTATTTATGTTTTATTCCATAGGTTCATTTTCTCTTGAAATCTTCTTCACAGTTTTCTATTTGGAATGAAAGAATTATTAATAGTAAAATTTTTCTTTGATTAGGAATTGTGGGCTTTATTCAACTTTTGCTGCCCAGATCTATTGGGTGACAAGGATATGTAATCAATTTCTACTACTTACCAATTTATTCTTGCACCATTTTGGGAATTTGGATCACTTTCTTGTTTTCCATTTATGTAGGTTCAAGCTAAAATATGAGAATCCTATCCTCCGTGGAAATGATAAATATGCCTCTGACAGGGACAAATATATAGGCTCAACTGTTGCTAAGGTATTTCTTTTAGTTGGAAATGACTATTATATTTATGTAATCTGTTTGAAACTTTGTTAATGATCGTTGAGAGCATTCAGTAATTAATTTACCAGCCAACTAATATGTGCATTGTATTTTAATCTAATGAATTACTGCCAAATCTAATGTTATTATGTAATTTTTTGTATAAATACAATACTCAAAGTAAATCATCTATGACCTAGCTTTATTGTGATTCTTGAGGACATGTTTTTCTTGTTTAGGATGTTGTGTGTGAATTATGTAATTAATCATTTTATAGGAACTAAGAGAACGAATAAAGCCATACTTCTTGCGTCGTTTGAAAAGTGAAGTATTTGTTGAAGATGATGAGACTAAAAATCCTAAACTCTCGAAAAAGTGTGAGATGATTGTCTGGTTAAAATTAACTACTTGCCAGGtacttctctcatttttctccatGCAATGCAAGTGTTATTGGAGTGCACTTAGCCTATTTCACTTTAAGGCAAATGAAATTGTTTTTATCAATGCAGAGACAACTTTATGAAGCTTTTTTGAAGAGTGAGCTAGTTCATGCTTCAATGGAGGGATCACCCTTGGCTGCTTTGACAGTAATATGGAGACTGTTGTTTGTTTATTCAATTGATTTATTATAGTTGGTTTAGCATGGCAAATTTGCATGTCCATTctggaaaaagaaaattcttAGCTAGTTCAGCTCTTGAAACTGAATTGTGACTAACCCCATTTTGTAGAGGGTGAATTTAGCTCCCAATTTGACTGATAAAAACAGAGTTAGATTTGTTTATAGTCTTTCTCTAAGGTTATGTTTTCTTAGAAGAAAGAGATCAAAAAAGGAACAGTGTTAAGTTAGGTATCCTACCTTGATCATATGTGAAGCATAATCTACTTGGATATTTCCACAAAAGGAAACTATCATTCAATATGTCAACTAGTAACTTGTCTGGATACTCACTTGTTAGTACTGGTCAAGGTTTGAGTCTTTATCCTAATATGGATTTTATTATTCGGTTTGACTGGTATGGCTCAACAATGCTTAGTTGTAGTAAATGTAAAGACCGCTTAGTCATAACAAATATAATGAGTAATAAAACCATTCGGTATCCAGTTGACCAAAGGTGTTTCAATGGTGGACCCTCTATGAACTGTCATATTTTAGTAATAAAACCATTCGGTATCCATGATTGTGTGCTTTCAAAAATTCCTTCCACTAGTGTTTACAGTTTTATTCAAGAGCACCAAGTTAGTAGACATGCACTTTAACAAATCTCTCTGAAGCTTTATGAGCTAAACACAGAGAAACAATGTCACTTTTAGCAAATCTGGATGAATGGGCATCAAAGAAAGGCAATTTTCTAAAGTATGAAAATATCTATGTTTTTTGTTGTGGTTTGTTTCTTTGTGCATATTAATCAATTGAAATTAAGTTAATTAGGGGATAAAATATGTATGAAAGAAACAAacatatatttctaaagattcatCTAACTATATTTTGCCAAATGTGGAACCAGATTCTGAAGAAGATTTGTGATCATCCATTAATTTTGACAAAGAGAGCTGCAGAAGGTGTACTTGAAGGGATGGATTCAATGTTGAACCGTGAAGAACTGGGCATGGTTGAAACTATGGCAATGAACTTGGCAAATATGACTGGTCAAGATAGCTTGCTACAACTGGATCATAACATCTCATGCAAGATAGCTTTCATAATGTCTTTACTGGTTAGAATATTGCCAATTTGCTTGTGTTCTGAATCATAGGGAATGCTATTGTAAAgttgtatatttttttcttatttttcaggAAAATTTGATTGAAGAGGGACATATAGTACTCATCTTTTCTCAAACCCGTAAAATGCTGAATATAATTCAGGTTTTGTTTATTGAATAACCTCTGGCTctcatataattttttatttttatttatttatttattttttcagtcAGATGCCATTTTAAAATTGTGCAACTTGTATCTAGCTTTATTTAAAACTTGTTGAAAGTCAAATTTGTGGAGCCTTATTGATTAGATTTTCTGGACCATTAAGAACTTTGGTTTATGAATAAAATCCAATTTTATAGTGACTTGATATAGatttttaatactattttttgaTGATGAGAAACTGTGCTAGGTTTAAACTTTTAATACATATCACATTTAAGATGCAAACCTAGATTTTTATTGCACTTTTCTTTTTACCATGGCATACAATTTGATTACTATACATTGAGTTGATTTTGATAGTTTTAGGTTTATGGTAGTTATAAGCTGTATTACCTTATTAGCTAAAAGGACATGTAAAGTAGAATTCTAGAATGAACAATGCAAAATCATCTTAATATATTGGTAAGTACAGATAAAAATAGCATATTTCAATGCAGTGAGTACT includes these proteins:
- the LOC122053071 gene encoding SNF2 domain-containing protein ENL1-like; this translates as MTEEERKPLSLNERNARLLDSLSRSRNPKPRSEVRVRKVKIEGRRRLCKLSSADAESDDEKRLGSPPEEEGECGGGESIRDILDDLTARMDDLSVEKPPPKSRAVPARPEMNLEYESAASSLSSPTVHSSPDDKRVEIKKEGEIKEKTVSVFSVDDDVVGDEEEEDCVVLGSDKYEKSKGIEIHMESDDGWATEEATNISSQEEDESRDDFTMLGNGSSKSRKFVLPYMIFKMLYPHQRDGLKWLWALHCGDTGGILGDDMGLGKTMQVSAFLAGLFQSRLIKRVLVVAPKTLLGHWMKELDVVGLSEKIKDYSGPNAKLRQYELEHVLKEGGVLLTTYDIVRNNSKALRADWFADGEGCEEDNLWDYTVLDEGHIIKNPKTQRSKSISDIPCAHRIIISGTPIQNNLKELWALFNFCCPDLLGDKDMFKLKYENPILRGNDKYASDRDKYIGSTVAKELRERIKPYFLRRLKSEVFVEDDETKNPKLSKKCEMIVWLKLTTCQRQLYEAFLKSELVHASMEGSPLAALTILKKICDHPLILTKRAAEGVLEGMDSMLNREELGMVETMAMNLANMTGQDSLLQLDHNISCKIAFIMSLLENLIEEGHIVLIFSQTRKMLNIIQEAITREGYEFLRIDGTTKITEREKLVKEFQEGYGAPIFLLTSQVGGLGLTLTKADRVIVVDPAWNPSTDNQSVDRAYRIGQKNDVLVYRLMTCGTIEEKIYKMQVFKGGLFKTATEHKEQTRYFSQKDISELFSLPEQGFDVSLTQQQLQEEHGRQQNMEEYLVKHIDFLHTLGIAGVSHHSLLFSKTAVVPLVPGTNEAESKMKNRIIRNSQFGSSNGAEYAFNPKDDKFISRTYAPKFQASTSEDSPEVIQLKIQRLSQTLGNKALVARLPDSGEKIQKQISQLQSQLHDLSSSVSSEREEPEVVSIDDLTDDLKRVSV